acaacagtcacccacgaagcatcgttacccatcgctccacaaaagccgcggcccttgcagagcaaggggaaccactacttcaaggtctcagagcaagtgacgtcatcgattgaaacgctatttagcgcgcaccaccgctaactagctagccatttcacatccgttacactaagtcagggatttcctcattgTCTGATTCATTTTAAGAGTCCTAGAGTCAGCATGGCACGATCGTCCTCAAACTCTTTCTCTCTGATCGTTGCCGATAGCGCCTGTTAAATTAAGGGCAGCAATGTTtagagcagtagcaacacttgCAGTTCTTCATGACATCTTTCACAAATCTGTGGTAGAAATTATCTCCACATACTGAGAAGCTCATGTTATAGAcggaagcatgctacatggcagaccaatccgagctcatctctctgcatgtccagcccatccattatcttaGCCAATCATAGCTAGCAGGAAGgctcctgtctctttctgtggctaaaccaattaGGGTCgcaatttaacaattgtattcatatttacagatggcatacaagtttgttataaAGGCATATGAAAGtttacatgttccagaaggcatttctgcacaAAAACGCattatgattaaaaaaaaaacattttgttacgttcaaATGCCTCCTGTGAAGTGGTGACATGTGACATACGCCTAGCTTCCTGAAACAGGTCACATTTTCGAACCTCTTTCTGTaggtggttggctggaggctaACAGAGGAGAGTGCGTGTCCATCTTGGATCCCAAGACCCAGATGGGTGCAGCCAAGGGCCTAGGGGACGACATCACAGATCAGGCCAGGACCagaggtgacatagtggaggtcaATGGATAGGACAGCGTCTTCAAAACTGGTCTGGGGACAACACTTTTCACCACAACCAGAAGCTGACAGTttaacacaaaacaacaacctTAGTCTCCATGACAACATACTGGCTGAGACTAGGGCGAGGCGTAGATTTTGTCTTCTTCATTCTTGAATCAACACAtggatttttaaatgtattttttactccaATGGCTCCATATTGTTAGGTACTTGAATCCCAGTTTTAGAGATGGGCTTGACTGTGGTTAACACTTTATAATTATCATGTTTCTTTGTGtacagaaaatgtttttttaatataaaCCTTTATGCATTTCTGTACAATTTGTGTTTACAGTCTGCAGTCCATGAAGACCTGCTGACCTGTATTCGGTGTTGCTGGTGGGAGAGACTGGACCTCTGAGGTGGCTGGTCACAAACCCTGTCCCCGGATCAGGACACTGGATCAGGAgccatctctcttccttcccgaGTCGGACCTGGCACTGAACCACTAGGGACAGAGACTCCACCACCACACAGATCACCGCCAGTGGACAGGTGGACTGAACAACCtcagtcctggtggtcatcagagagacagaggctccagtcatggatccagtctgcagccccagacccttctcttcacagtctcagAGCAGGCATGAAGCAGGACCTGGGGCTGATAGAGAGAGACGCTCCTGTTCCTATGATACAAACACCACAGTCATCCTGGATACAGGTCACCCTGGACTTCAGCCTTcacagagagtggtgggagactCCACTGGTGGGAGTCTATCAGGAAATCTGTTTTCTCCTTCAGCGTCTCATCTAATGCCTCGTGACTGGGTTCATAGAAGGTCTGGGCCTGGACCTGGGTCTAGCCTTCCTCAATTAGAGTACCTCGTGGTTACCCCACCAATACAGACAGTGCCAGGATGGGCATTCACAACAaaaggtacagtgcattcaaagtattcataccccttcccattttccccattttgttacgttacagccttattctaaaatggatacaattTAAAATTGTGTGTTTATCGAACATATGATTAACTGTACTGCATAAACGAACAAAAAGACAAAGAAACTGGAGCTGAAAAGTTTTTGGGTTTCCAGGACTTCACTGCCGAAACATTGCAAAGAATACTGTCCGAAGATGCTCTTCTTCTCAGGCCCCAGAGCCTAAATAAAGGAGTACATTGAGTTTTGCCTTGTTTATTTGAATTTGGTTAATTATTTGGGCTGATATACAGCCAaaacagtaggtggcggcatgcacctaTAGCATTTGTTTTCGGACCACCATAATATCAAAGAAGAAGACCCCGTACAGTAGATGGCTGCAATACACCAATAGGTGTAATCGAAAACTTTAAAGAAGAAGAACGGAAGTGAACAGTGACCAGAAACAAGCGTTGTTATTTAGACATTTAACATAATTACCCCAGGCGGTGTTTAATTCGCGTTGGTCCCGGGTCTTTGTTTATAGATGCTATCTGGCTGCTGGTTAGCTAAAAATGGCTAACGTTAACTGTACGGTTTTTCACACTCAGATAGCTTCCATCATGGAGGTTctagcgaatgcagccgtggcagagatctgtaaagtcgtagacgacgactatgcagtgtttcgtttggaaataactcaaagccagaaagaaaacaggggattgcggaggaaactacagctactGGAAATGAAGGTGGCACGGGAGCGCGCAGAGAGAATAGTGCGAGAGCGCGCACTCGccagtcgtcccagtagtgtcaggatcctcgaccgatacagaggaatggcaagaggtacatttaGCAGAAGGCCGAGAGAGCGGAGGCTGTCGCGTTCATATATAGCCTAGCCCATCCGGCCTTTTACATCGTTTGGCATTTTACGTCCAACTTTAATGTATTCGGCCAGCAATACACTTGTCCCCCATGGACCGGCTGGCACATAAAACATcttccattcaggctgcaaaggctTCAGTTTCCTTCTTAACTTGAGTTAATGGCTCGTCTGTGGGGGGAAACACGGACGAAATGTGCGTACTGTACTAATACAAATAATCCCACCACCACTTTCGGATGTTGCACACCACGTGAGTCTGTCTACCCCTGGCAACATCAGGAAGTAGCATTAGCCACCCTAGAAGACAGTACGCATTTTTGTTTGTGTCCTTTGATCGCGGTGGAGGCACTAGTAATgttttcggtttggctatttgtttcaagtgtattagtctataaataaatatattttccaaaattcgtcatctctcccatgtcttattcgactagtagttgttctgaaatgtttattgcttgcctacattttactccctcctctatatttaatataacacacatgcAAACTGAAAACTGTTTGTTTCCCCAATCACTTtctcaggtgaaggacatctAACTGGAGGCCACAAGAGCTttgtgaagccagcaggacacaatacatggagagatgaccaaccaatcacctttgatgaggggagtggaacctcaacccagcatgttatcatgatagaggttagtgtaatAGTATTACATCAAAATTACAGTACATCAAATGTGGTCAGTTTATTTCAGAAAGGCTCCCCTCAGCTATTTACTTGCTTACATGTACATCTTTATCTGCCATAGGGGAGCTTGTGAGACTTCCCTACAACATTGTTATACAATTCCACTCATTTACCAGTAATAACCTCCACTTTTCTTGTGTCAGTCTGCAGATACAGGTCCTGGGGTCAAGCTGGAGaggtctgaaggagaggaggacccacGGCAAAGCAGAGACATTCAGACTGAAATGGCTGGAGTGCCCCCTGTAGCCATGCAGGACCCCACGACAGCCCCAGTGCAGCCCAGAACTCGACACagcatcacggaggtcagtggaacgcTGAACACCGTCctcaagacagagacagataccaaTACTTTAACTGTAACACACAGGCTGTTACACACAAGATCTGACCAcagatcagacccagagagactggAGCCACTGGGCTGTCCTCCTGCTTCTGGCTCAGTGTATTTACCGATATTTCGCCAGAGGACGGTTCATTCCTTTGGGGATGGTGACGCGTTAGACACTGGCGGTAATGATCCGTCTTGTTCTTACGCTTCAGAGATGGACCCTGGCAACA
This sequence is a window from Oncorhynchus tshawytscha isolate Ot180627B linkage group LG34, Otsh_v2.0, whole genome shotgun sequence. Protein-coding genes within it:
- the LOC112231886 gene encoding uncharacterized protein LOC112231886 isoform X1; this encodes MDPVCSPRPFSSQSQSRHEAGPGADRERRSCSYDTNTTVILDTGHPGLQPSQRVVGDSTGGSLSGNLFSPSASHLMPRDWVHRRSGPGPGSSLPQLEYLVVTPPIQTVPGWAFTTKGEGHLTGGHKSFVKPAGHNTWRDDQPITFDEGSGTSTQHVIMIESADTGPGVKLERSEGEEDPRQSRDIQTEMAGVPPVAMQDPTTAPVQPRTRHSITEVSGTLNTVLKTETDTNTLTVTHRLLHTRSDHRSDPERLEPLGCPPASGSVYLPIFRQRTVHSFGDGDALDTGGNDPSCSYASEMDPGNMPLVLETQTDLSRGDWNRHSSSGYSEGCLDKKGEGLVVDEVTVKVEGDVPPTWNAANHLGDGHSRGRDFLDYRKSLETNPDVITHSPLHMLGDRDPVSTSRGPSDSHGHVLFDQAQGGGATSGNSKEKRFLCMFCNKGFSCLQKVEIHQRVHTGEKPFSCTQCHMRFTQAGHLKRHQMVHTGEKPYSCTQCHMRFAQAGDLKRHRRGHTGEKPFSCPLCENRFSERTYLRIHQQKKHSTQ
- the LOC112231886 gene encoding zinc finger protein 148-like isoform X2, whose protein sequence is MANVNCTVFHTQIASIMEVLANAAVAEICKVVDDDYAVFRLEITQSQKENRGLRRKLQLLEMKVARERAERIVRERALASRPSSVRILDRYRGMARGEGHLTGGHKSFVKPAGHNTWRDDQPITFDEGSGTSTQHVIMIESADTGPGVKLERSEGEEDPRQSRDIQTEMAGVPPVAMQDPTTAPVQPRTRHSITEVSGTLNTVLKTETDTNTLTVTHRLLHTRSDHRSDPERLEPLGCPPASGSVYLPIFRQRTVHSFGDGDALDTGGNDPSCSYASEMDPGNMPLVLETQTDLSRGDWNRHSSSGYSEGCLDKKGEGLVVDEVTVKVEGDVPPTWNAANHLGDGHSRGRDFLDYRKSLETNPDVITHSPLHMLGDRDPVSTSRGPSDSHGHVLFDQAQGGGATSGNSKEKRFLCMFCNKGFSCLQKVEIHQRVHTGEKPFSCTQCHMRFTQAGHLKRHQMVHTGEKPYSCTQCHMRFAQAGDLKRHRRGHTGEKPFSCPLCENRFSERTYLRIHQQKKHSTQ